In one Dreissena polymorpha isolate Duluth1 chromosome 7, UMN_Dpol_1.0, whole genome shotgun sequence genomic region, the following are encoded:
- the LOC127839825 gene encoding uncharacterized protein LOC127839825, translated as MNMVKKQLIDTLYSEEKRDAMYKLLLQIIETEVCLVVRDGLDEWVAPDGSNLAEPSMAGFLSDKCTVLTTSRPWKLAEERIKNSQIDILVEIEGIYDPDTFCERVLRCILDESKNLKTTAFEIRRFISNRELTSLSYSPMLYTLVICTWTDTLEDKEHLKGFSLCALYTTLLESLFKKTNDIIGFFNDLNPPPVKCFSSSRYLRPIIQNVDVISKAAFHLLFSPEKEQSIVFKDHELSNYLTQSEQEFALKAGLISKRKTKKTLNSSISFLHKSIQEFLAAYHIALNAHLIDDVIFGYLGRHSDAYLDISQVFIFLCGLNISAANKLSGIMNEHTNIKIPYGFDTFQSIIEAGYTEAVSNDQTVHSPPARSIANP; from the coding sequence ATGAAtatggtaaaaaaacaacttattgacACATTGTATTCAGAGGAAAAACGTGATGCAATGTACAAACTTCTACTCCAAATTATAGAGACGGAAGTGTGCCTGGTAGTGCGAGACGGTCTAGATGAATGGGTGGCACCTGACGGTAGTAACCTTGCTGAACCTTCTATGGCGGGGTTTCTAAGTGACAAGTGCACGGTTCTTACAACATCTCGACCATGGAAACTGGCTGAGGAACGAATCAAGAACTCACAGATCGACATTCTAGTAGAGATCGAGGGGATTTATGACCCAGATACATTTTGTGAAAGGGTACTGCGCTGCATACTTGACGAGAGCAAAAATCTTAAGACAACGGCTTTTGAAATTAGGCGCTTTATATCAAATCGTGAACTGACCTCATTATCATATTCACCGATGTTGTACACGCTTGTTATTTGCACGTGGACAGATACTTTGGAGGATAAGGAACATTTGAAAGGGTTTTCATTGTGTGCATTATATACTACTTTGCTTGAAAGCCTTTTTAAGAAAACTAACGATATAATTGgcttttttaatgatttaaaccCGCCTCCGGTGAAGTGTTTTTCAAGCTCAAGATATCTGCGGCCGATCATTCAAAATGTAGATGTCATTTCAAAAGCTGCTTTCCATCTTTTGTTTTCTCCTGAAAAGGAACAGTCTATAGTATTCAAAGATCACGAATTGTCAAACTATCTTACACAATCTGAACAAGAGTTTGCCCTCAAAGCAGGACTGATATCAAAAAGGAAAACTAAAAAAACTTTAAATTCGTCTATATCATTTCTCCACAAAAGCATTCAGGAATTCCTGGCTGCTTATCATATTGCCCTCAATGCTCATTTGATTGATGATGTCATTTTCGGATATCTGGGACGTCATTCGGATGCCTATCTCGACATATCCCAGGTGTTCATATTCCTATGTGGACTGAACATATCGGCTGCCAATAAGCTATCTGGCATTATGAATGAACATACTAATATTAAAATTCCATATGGATTCGATACGTTTCAAAGCATCATAGAGGCAGGATACACAGAAGCTGTTTCAAATGACCAAACTGTACATTCTCCTCCGGCTCGATCAATTGCAAATCCGTGA
- the LOC127839824 gene encoding uncharacterized protein LOC127839824 codes for MHKLVHKFPDSSSSVSLTLPVCIVLNSANPAQCADPPPVLPCIDNIKLKNITCSSTWLRSLLSTLLTLDHDVYCYLTNCNITSCKSDAVPWADTETDVTLTCFKNTLKLMHIKGSVSRGLWEALHGLNIKSLSLSGEYLGLNVNYEDSMSQSTSSLTQLDTLNIKVNNDSPGMWDALRGLNIKSLSLNVAYGGLNVNYADSMSQSLSSLTQLDTLNIKVNNDSSGLWDALRGLNIKSLSLNVAYGGLNVNYADSMSQSLSSLTQLDTLNIKVNNDIPGLWDALRGLNIKSLSLNVAE; via the exons ATGCATAAGCTAGTACATAAATTTCCAG ATTCGTCGAGTTCGGTCTCATTGACACTTCCGGTGTGTATCGTACTAAATAGTGCAAATCCAGCCCAGTGTGCAGATCCTCCACCAGTGCTGCCGTGCATAGAcaacattaaattgaaaaatattacaTGTTCCTCTACCTGGCTACGCAGTCTTCTCAGCACACTGCTGACACTCGATCATGACGTGTACTGTTATCTGACGAATTGTAACATAACATCTTGTAAATCTGATGCAGTTCCATGGGCAGATACAGAGACAGACGTAACATTAACGTGTTTCAAGAATACATTAAAACTGATGCACATTAAAGGTAGTGTCAGTCgcggtctgtgggaggctctccatggtctgaatatcaagagtctgagtctgagtggtgAATATCTAGGTTTAAACGTAAATTATGAAGACTCGATGTCCCAGTCAACTTCTTCACTCACTCAACTGGACACGCTCAATATTAAAGTGAATAATGACAGTCCCGGTATGTGGGAcgctctccgtggtctgaatatcaagagtctgagtttGAATGTTGCGTATGGAG GTTTAAACGTAAATTATGCAGACTCGATGtcccagtcactttcatcgctcactcaACTGGACACGCTCAATATTAAAGTGAATAATGACAGTTCCGGTCTGTGGGAcgctctccgtggtctgaatatcaagagtctgagtttGAATGTTGCGTATGGAGGTTTAAACGTAAATTATGCAGACTCGATGtcccagtcactttcatcgctcactcaACTGGACACGCTCAATATTAAAGTGAATAATGACATTCCCGGTCTGTGGGAcgctctccgtggtctgaatatcaagagtctgagtttGAATGTTGC TGAATAA
- the LOC127839823 gene encoding uncharacterized protein LOC127839823, whose protein sequence is MSQSLSSLTHLDTLNIKVNNDSPGLWDALRGLNIKSLSLNVAYGGLNVNYADSMSQSLSSLTQLDTLNIKVNNDSPGLWDALRGLNIKSLSLNVAYGGLNVNYAESMSQSLSSLTHLDTLSIKVDDDSPGLWKALHGLNIKGVSLSGQYGGLNVNCADSMSQSLSSLTHLNTLSIEAKDFSFGLWEAIRGLSIKSLNLSGSFGWLREKQADSMSQSLSSLTHLVTLSIKVNNYSLGLWKALHELNIKSLNVGYGGLNVKYADSMSESLSSLTQLDTLSIGVDDYSPYLWQALYGLNIKSLSLSGQFEGFSVNYADSMSQSLSSLTHLDTLSIGVYDYSPVLWEVLRGLNIKSLSLSGGYMYRGLKVNYADSMSQSLSSLTQLDTLCIKVDDDSPGLWDALRGLNIKSLSLNVAYGGLNVNYADSMSQSLSSLTQLDTLNIKVNNISPGLWKALRGLNIKSLSLSGGYGGLNIDYADSVSLSLSSLTYLDKLSIEVNHDSPGLWAAIRGLNIKSLSLSVEFVGLNIDYADSMSLSLSSLTHLDTLSICTDGESPGLWKALHGFGLLTTGQRTIRTHDLDVLEEKPRLVYGGRLA, encoded by the exons ATGtcccagtcactttcatcgctcactcatctggacacgctcaatattaaagtgaataatgacagtcccggtctgtgggacgctctccgtggtctgaatatcaagagtctgagtttGAATGTTGCGTATGGAGGTTTAAACGTAAATTATGCAGACTCGATGtcccagtcactttcatcgctcactcaACTGGACACGCTCAATATTAAAGTGAATAAtgacagtcccggtctgtgggacgctctccgtggtctgaatatcaagagtctgagtttGAATGTTGCGTATGGAG GTTTAAACGTAAATTATGCAGAATCGATGtcccagtcactttcatcgctcactcatctggacACGCTTAGTATTAAAGTGGATGAtgacagtcccggtctgtggaaggctctccatggtctgaatatcaagggCGTGAGTCTGAGTGGTCAATATGGAGGTTTAAACGTAAATTGTGCAGACTCGATGTCCCAGTCCCTTTCATCGCTCACTCATCTGAACACGCTTAGTATTGAAGCAAAAGATTTCAGTTTCGGTCTGTGGGAGGCTATCCGTGGTCTGAGTATCAAGAGTCTGAATCTGAGTGGTAGCTTTGGATGGTTAAGGGAAAAACAAGCAGACTCGATGTCCCAGTCACTTTCATCACTCACTCATCTGGTCACGCTTAGTATTAAAGTGAATAATTACAGTCTCGGTCTGTGGAAGGCTCTCCATGAGCTGAATATCAAGAGCCTGAATGTTGGGTATGGAggtttaaacgtaaaatatgcaGACTCGATGTCTGagtcactttcatcgctcactcaACTGGACACGCTTAGTATTGGAGTGGATGATTACAGTCCCTATCTGTGGCAGGCTCTttatggtctgaatatcaagagtctgagtctgagtggtcAGTTTGAAGGTTTTAGCGTTAATTATGCAGACTCGATGTCCCAATCACTTTCATCACTCACACATCTGGACACGCTTAGTATTGGCGTGTATGATTACAGTCCCGTTCTGTGGGAGGttctccgtggtctgaatataaagagtctgagtctgagtggtgGGTACATGTATAGAGGTTTAAAGGTAAATTACGCAGACTCGATGTCCCAatcactttcatcgctcactcaATTGGACACGCTTTGTATTAAAGTGGATGAtgacagtcccggtctgtgggacgctctccgtggtctgaatatcaagagtctgagtttGAATGTTGCGTATGGAGGTTTAAACGTAAATTATGCAGACTCGATGtcccagtcactttcatcgctcactcaACTGGACACGCTCAATATTAAAGTGAATAATATCAGTCCCGGTCTGTGGAaggctctccgtggtctgaatatcaagagtctgagtctgagtggtgGGTATGGAGGTTTAAACATAGATTATGCAGACTCGGTGTCCCTGTCCCTTTCATCGCTTACTTATCTGGACAAGCTTAGTATTGAAGTGAATCAtgacagtcccggtctgtgggCGGCTatccgtggtctgaatatcaagagtctgagtctgagtgttGAGTTTGTTGGTTTAAACATAGATTATGCAGACTCGATGTCCCTGTCCCTTTcatcgctcactcatctggacACGCTAAGCATTTGCACGGATGGTGAAAGTCCCGGTCtgtggaaggctctccatg GGTTCGGACTCCTTACAACAGG ACAGCGGACCATACGGACGCATGATCTTGATGTTCTAGAAGAGAAGCCCCGTCTCGTTTATGGAGGCAGACTAGCATAA